A stretch of the uncultured Desulfobacter sp. genome encodes the following:
- a CDS encoding multidrug efflux RND transporter permease subunit has product MGAFFVRRPVVAMVIAIVTIILGVLSAMQLPMEQYPNITPPIVQVRASYTGANAINVEASVATPLEQQINGVDNMIYMKSVNANDGTMTINVSFDIGTDPDMNTVFVQNRVSAATAKLPEEVKRLGVSTQKSLPNILMLVALTDPSGKYDQTFLNNYALINIKDSLARLKGIGRVDVLGGSDYSMRIWIKPDRLAQLDMTVSEITSAIKAQNIIVPGGKFGAEPAPAGTEFTYTVRLPDRLASKEAFGDIVIRTTDTGAQVKIRDVARVELGVESYNVFSRMNGKPCSIIALYQAPGSNAVNLAKEIRSVMSQLSKSFPKGMQYDVSLDATLPITKGINEIIETLVIALVLVVFVVFVFIQDWRATLIPTIAIPVSLLGAFVAFPLLGFTVNNLSLLGLVLAIGIVVDDAIVVVEAVQVNIAKGMEAKPATVEAMREVTAPVIATTLVLVAVFLPVAAMGGITGRLYQQFALTIVVSVLFSSINALSLSPALCGLLLKAPKPYRGPLGVFFSAFNKAFDASTNVYTSISKMVARKTILGILFIVAVCCGTGVVGKLLPGGFIPTEDMGYFMVNMQLPDAASLQRSDAVAKQVEKILAKHPEVAYVTNATGFSMLSSSMGPNYGFLFVSLKDWDEREKTADDLVNEVNKEFYFGVNQAQVFAFSPPAIPGLGTGSGFTFMLQDRVGNTPAYLGHQATQFIAAAKKRPEIGSIRTTFSPNVPQKLIEVNRDKALKAGVGLNDIYTAIGTFLGGSYVNDFNRFGRLYRAYIQAEPDYRRNAKKLGQFFVKNKAGKTVPLSAFIKVKEVYGPDYTNRFNLMRAAEISGTPAQGYTSVQAMTALEEVAAQVLPDDMTYAWSDMSYQEKAASGTGSMVFIFSLIFVFLILAAQYESWSLPFSILLGTPFALFGALGLVYLARFFDLTYENNVFAQISLVMLIGMAAKNAILIVEFANIKFNEGMSLFDAAIESAKIRFRPILMTAFSFILGILPLVVATGAGALSRKVMGVALLGGMCLATLLGIFLYPMLFVVIGKLCRYEKKRDLANKKA; this is encoded by the coding sequence ATGGGCGCTTTTTTTGTCCGGCGACCTGTTGTCGCCATGGTTATTGCGATTGTGACGATCATCCTGGGTGTTTTGTCCGCGATGCAGCTGCCCATGGAGCAGTATCCCAATATTACCCCGCCCATCGTTCAGGTGCGGGCCAGCTATACCGGTGCCAATGCAATCAATGTGGAAGCCTCGGTGGCTACTCCGCTTGAACAGCAGATCAACGGCGTTGACAACATGATTTACATGAAGTCGGTAAATGCCAATGACGGCACCATGACCATTAACGTCTCTTTTGACATCGGTACTGATCCGGATATGAACACCGTATTTGTGCAGAATCGTGTGTCGGCCGCTACAGCCAAACTTCCCGAGGAGGTAAAGCGACTCGGGGTTTCCACGCAAAAATCGTTGCCCAACATCCTGATGCTGGTGGCACTCACTGACCCATCCGGCAAATATGACCAGACGTTTTTAAACAACTATGCCCTGATCAATATAAAAGATTCTCTGGCCCGGTTGAAAGGTATCGGCCGCGTGGATGTTTTGGGGGGGTCAGACTACTCCATGCGCATTTGGATCAAGCCGGATCGCCTGGCTCAGCTTGATATGACTGTGTCTGAAATCACCAGTGCCATCAAGGCCCAGAACATTATTGTTCCGGGCGGCAAGTTCGGGGCGGAACCCGCGCCTGCCGGCACCGAATTTACCTACACCGTACGGCTACCTGACCGCCTGGCGTCCAAAGAGGCCTTTGGTGATATCGTGATCCGCACCACAGACACCGGGGCGCAGGTTAAGATTAGGGATGTGGCCCGGGTGGAGCTGGGTGTGGAGTCCTATAATGTCTTTTCTCGTATGAACGGCAAACCCTGTTCCATTATTGCCCTGTACCAGGCGCCGGGATCCAATGCCGTAAACCTGGCCAAGGAAATCCGGTCCGTGATGTCCCAGTTGTCCAAATCCTTTCCCAAGGGCATGCAGTATGATGTCTCTTTGGATGCCACGCTACCCATCACCAAAGGCATTAACGAAATTATTGAAACCCTTGTGATTGCCCTGGTTTTGGTGGTTTTTGTGGTGTTTGTTTTTATCCAGGATTGGCGGGCCACCCTGATACCCACCATTGCCATTCCGGTCTCTCTGCTTGGGGCCTTTGTGGCTTTCCCACTTTTGGGATTTACGGTGAACAACCTGTCTTTACTCGGGCTTGTGCTGGCCATTGGTATTGTGGTGGATGATGCCATTGTGGTGGTGGAGGCGGTCCAGGTCAATATTGCCAAGGGTATGGAAGCCAAACCCGCCACCGTCGAAGCCATGCGTGAGGTCACCGCACCTGTTATTGCCACCACCCTGGTCCTTGTGGCGGTGTTTTTGCCGGTTGCGGCCATGGGGGGAATTACCGGACGGCTCTACCAGCAGTTTGCCTTGACCATTGTGGTATCGGTATTGTTCTCCTCAATTAACGCACTCTCTTTAAGCCCTGCGCTTTGCGGGCTTTTGCTTAAAGCACCCAAACCCTACCGGGGGCCTTTGGGGGTGTTTTTTTCTGCATTTAATAAAGCCTTTGATGCATCCACCAACGTCTATACCAGTATTTCCAAAATGGTGGCGCGAAAGACGATTCTGGGTATTCTTTTCATTGTTGCCGTGTGCTGCGGAACAGGTGTTGTGGGCAAACTTTTGCCCGGCGGGTTTATCCCCACAGAAGACATGGGATATTTCATGGTGAATATGCAGCTGCCCGATGCCGCGTCACTGCAGCGTTCGGATGCCGTGGCCAAGCAGGTGGAAAAGATTCTCGCCAAACACCCGGAAGTGGCGTATGTGACCAATGCCACCGGATTTTCCATGCTCTCCTCTTCCATGGGACCCAATTACGGCTTCTTGTTTGTTTCCCTTAAAGACTGGGATGAGCGCGAAAAGACAGCCGACGATCTGGTCAATGAGGTCAATAAAGAGTTTTATTTTGGGGTAAACCAGGCCCAGGTCTTTGCCTTTTCACCACCGGCCATCCCAGGTCTTGGTACGGGCTCAGGCTTTACCTTCATGCTCCAGGACCGTGTGGGTAATACCCCGGCCTATCTGGGGCACCAGGCCACGCAGTTCATCGCGGCGGCCAAAAAACGCCCGGAGATCGGGTCGATTCGCACCACATTCAGTCCCAACGTGCCCCAGAAGCTTATTGAAGTGAATCGGGACAAAGCATTGAAGGCCGGTGTCGGTCTTAATGACATTTACACGGCCATCGGCACGTTTTTAGGCGGTTCCTATGTCAACGACTTCAACCGCTTTGGGCGTTTATACCGGGCCTATATCCAGGCAGAACCCGACTATCGGCGCAACGCCAAAAAACTGGGCCAGTTTTTCGTGAAAAACAAGGCCGGCAAAACCGTGCCGTTGTCTGCATTTATTAAAGTAAAAGAGGTATACGGTCCTGATTACACCAACCGGTTCAACCTGATGCGGGCCGCAGAAATATCCGGGACCCCTGCCCAGGGATATACATCGGTCCAGGCTATGACAGCCCTGGAAGAGGTGGCTGCCCAAGTGCTGCCTGATGACATGACCTATGCCTGGAGTGATATGTCCTACCAGGAAAAGGCAGCGTCCGGTACCGGGTCCATGGTCTTTATCTTTTCACTTATTTTTGTATTCCTGATCCTGGCCGCCCAATATGAAAGTTGGTCTCTGCCCTTCAGCATTCTATTGGGAACACCCTTTGCTTTGTTCGGGGCATTAGGTCTTGTGTATTTGGCACGGTTTTTTGATCTGACCTATGAAAACAACGTATTTGCCCAGATTTCTCTTGTTATGCTTATTGGTATGGCTGCCAAAAATGCCATTTTGATTGTGGAGTTTGCCAATATCAAATTCAACGAGGGAATGAGCCTGTTTGATGCGGCCATTGAGTCTGCAAAAATACGGTTCCGCCCCATTCTAATGACGGCATTTTCTTTTATTCTTGGGATTTTACCCCTGGTGGTGGCCACGGGAGCCGGTGCTTTGTCGCGTAAAGTCATGGGCGTGGCGCTTTTAGGCGGCATGTGTCTGGCCACGCTGCTCGGGATCTTTTTATATCCCATGCTTTTCGTGGTGATCGGCAAATTGTGCCGGTATGAGAAAAAACGGGATTTGGCCAATAAGAAGGCGTAA
- a CDS encoding efflux RND transporter periplasmic adaptor subunit yields the protein MKTKLSVVLLVVVLLVWTPACKQTEQKTAKAIPPVSVSVYKTFTEDVPIYHTFVGQIYGAKDIAIRARVEGFLKGVHFKEGAPVKAGELLYTIESQPFEAQVASMDGLLAEARTKLVKAKRDLDRYRPLAKMNAVSQSDLDGAVAAYDAAKAGVTAAQANVRAAQIQMGYTKVYSPINGIIGKTKAKVGDFVGRDPNPVILNTVSNTNSVLAEFFLTESQYLGTARQIEAARQEGMDREKNFDADIQLILADGSVYPHKGTPNFLDRQIDPTTGAILVQVSFPNPNGLLRPGQFGKIKAMIDSVKGGVLVPQRCITDLQGLKKVFMVGEDGTIKEQDVTLGPEVDNFVLITKGLSGGESIVYEGLQKVADGTKVTAKAVKVERIAQEES from the coding sequence ATGAAAACTAAACTTAGCGTTGTACTGCTGGTAGTCGTATTGCTGGTTTGGACACCGGCCTGTAAGCAAACTGAACAGAAAACAGCCAAGGCCATTCCGCCTGTAAGTGTAAGCGTGTATAAGACATTTACCGAGGATGTCCCCATTTATCACACCTTTGTGGGCCAGATATACGGTGCCAAGGACATTGCCATAAGGGCCCGGGTGGAGGGGTTTCTAAAAGGCGTTCATTTCAAAGAGGGTGCACCGGTTAAGGCCGGCGAGCTGCTTTACACCATAGAAAGCCAGCCTTTTGAGGCCCAGGTCGCTTCAATGGATGGACTTCTTGCAGAGGCCCGGACAAAACTTGTCAAAGCCAAACGGGATCTGGATCGATATCGCCCTCTAGCAAAGATGAATGCCGTCTCCCAAAGTGACCTCGACGGGGCTGTGGCAGCCTATGATGCGGCGAAAGCCGGGGTGACAGCCGCCCAGGCCAATGTCCGGGCGGCCCAGATCCAAATGGGATATACCAAGGTCTATTCTCCCATTAACGGGATCATTGGCAAGACAAAGGCCAAGGTCGGGGATTTTGTGGGCCGTGATCCCAACCCGGTCATTTTAAATACCGTTTCCAACACCAATTCCGTTTTAGCCGAGTTTTTTCTGACAGAATCCCAATATCTAGGGACGGCCCGCCAGATTGAGGCCGCCAGGCAGGAGGGTATGGACAGGGAAAAAAATTTTGATGCAGATATCCAGTTAATATTGGCCGATGGTTCTGTTTATCCCCATAAGGGAACGCCGAATTTTCTAGATCGGCAGATTGATCCCACCACCGGTGCGATTTTGGTCCAGGTTTCGTTTCCCAACCCCAACGGCCTGTTGCGCCCCGGCCAGTTTGGCAAGATCAAGGCCATGATCGACAGCGTTAAAGGTGGGGTTCTTGTGCCCCAGCGTTGCATCACCGACCTGCAGGGGCTTAAAAAGGTGTTTATGGTGGGTGAAGATGGCACCATCAAGGAGCAGGATGTTACCCTGGGGCCGGAGGTTGATAATTTTGTTCTGATTACAAAAGGCCTCTCTGGGGGTGAGTCCATCGTCTACGAAGGCTTGCAGAAAGTTGCCGACGGAACAAAGGTGACGGCCAAAGCGGTGAAAGTGGAACGTATAGCACAGGAAGAAAGCTAA